In a genomic window of Deinococcus aquiradiocola:
- a CDS encoding ABC transporter permease codes for MLTVRRFLATLGPGTVWLIVFLVLPLLIVLGYSFLTRTDFGQVGLPLTAENWQRVFGYDALFEEFVPDNLLVLWRSVWVAGLSTLLCVALGYPLAFYISFQSARRKNLLLLLLIIPFWTNFLIRIYAWIIILRPFGLFPSTLAVFLGMTYAYLPFFVLPVYSSVEKVNWTLVEAAADLGATPWRAFWVAVFPQTLPGLVAGVILTFVPALGTFVVSDILGGAKAALVGNLVQNQFGQSGDWAYGSALSFLLLGVVLLGLWVYARLAGQRGLEDLV; via the coding sequence GTGCTGACGGTGCGGCGCTTCCTGGCGACGCTGGGGCCGGGCACGGTGTGGCTGATCGTGTTCCTGGTGCTGCCGCTGCTGATCGTGCTGGGGTACTCGTTCCTGACGCGCACGGATTTCGGTCAGGTGGGCCTGCCGCTCACCGCCGAGAACTGGCAGCGGGTGTTCGGGTACGACGCGCTCTTCGAGGAGTTCGTGCCGGACAACCTGCTCGTGCTGTGGCGCAGCGTGTGGGTGGCGGGCCTCAGCACGCTGCTGTGCGTGGCGCTCGGGTATCCGCTCGCGTTCTACATCTCGTTCCAGTCGGCGCGGCGCAAGAACCTGCTGCTGCTGCTGCTCATCATTCCCTTCTGGACGAACTTCCTGATCCGCATCTACGCGTGGATCATCATCCTGCGACCCTTCGGGCTGTTCCCTTCGACGCTGGCGGTGTTCCTGGGCATGACGTACGCGTACCTGCCGTTCTTCGTGCTGCCGGTGTACTCGAGCGTCGAGAAGGTCAACTGGACGCTGGTGGAGGCGGCCGCCGACCTGGGCGCGACCCCGTGGCGGGCCTTCTGGGTGGCGGTGTTCCCGCAGACGCTGCCGGGCCTCGTGGCGGGCGTCATCCTGACCTTCGTGCCGGCGCTGGGGACCTTCGTGGTGTCGGACATCCTGGGCGGCGCGAAGGCGGCCCTGGTCGGGAACCTCGTGCAGAACCAGTTCGGGCAGTCGGGCGACTGGGCGTACGGTTCGGCGCTCAGTTTCCTGCTGCTGGGCGTGGTGCTGCTGGGCCTGTGGGTGTACGCGCGCCTGGCGGGCCAGCGTGGCCTGGAGGACCTCGTCTGA
- a CDS encoding ABC transporter ATP-binding protein produces the protein MYKSFSGGHGPVQVLDDVDLDIRKGEFFSLLGPSGCGKTTLLRILAGFEQADAGSVIIGGRDMTGIPPHLRPVNTVFQSYALFPHLNVQDNVAFGLRMKGVPAAQQRERVARALETVRIQDFAKRRPEQLSGGQRQRVALARAIVNEPEVLLLDEPLSALDLKLRKELQVELSNLQETLGITFIFVTHDQEEALVMSDRIAVMNRGRVEQLGRAEDLYERPRTAFVANFLGSSNLIPGTVQEVGDASAVIRTAHGPLRTRYVTRGDGSRLTPGQEVRLSIRPEKLRMERDDETEGNEVRARVDDIVYTGAENQYLLQASGQSLIAFQLNADIGADEDFDYDEEVALYLPPESLVVLDD, from the coding sequence GTGTACAAGAGCTTCTCGGGCGGGCACGGCCCCGTGCAGGTGCTCGACGACGTGGACCTCGACATCCGCAAGGGTGAGTTCTTCAGCCTGCTCGGCCCGTCCGGCTGCGGCAAGACGACCCTGCTGCGCATCCTGGCGGGCTTCGAGCAGGCGGACGCGGGCAGCGTCATCATCGGCGGGCGCGACATGACCGGCATTCCGCCGCACCTGCGGCCCGTGAACACCGTCTTCCAGAGTTACGCGCTGTTCCCGCACCTGAACGTGCAGGACAACGTCGCGTTCGGCCTGCGCATGAAGGGCGTGCCTGCCGCGCAGCAGCGCGAACGGGTGGCGCGCGCGCTGGAAACGGTCCGCATTCAGGACTTCGCGAAACGCCGCCCGGAGCAGCTGTCGGGCGGGCAGCGGCAGCGCGTGGCACTCGCGCGCGCCATCGTGAACGAGCCGGAAGTGCTGCTGCTCGACGAGCCGCTCTCGGCCCTCGACCTGAAGCTCCGCAAGGAACTGCAGGTGGAACTCAGCAACCTGCAGGAGACGCTCGGCATCACGTTCATCTTCGTGACGCACGATCAGGAGGAGGCGCTCGTGATGTCGGACCGGATCGCGGTCATGAACCGTGGGCGCGTCGAGCAGCTCGGCCGGGCCGAGGACCTGTACGAGCGGCCTCGCACGGCCTTCGTCGCGAACTTCCTGGGCAGCAGCAACCTCATTCCCGGCACGGTGCAGGAGGTGGGGGATGCGTCGGCCGTGATCCGCACGGCGCACGGCCCGCTCCGCACGCGCTACGTGACGCGCGGCGACGGGTCTCGCCTCACGCCGGGGCAGGAGGTGCGGCTCAGCATCCGCCCCGAGAAGCTCCGGATGGAGCGCGACGACGAGACCGAAGGCAACGAGGTGCGCGCCCGCGTGGACGACATCGTGTACACCGGCGCGGAGAACCAGTACCTGCTGCAGGCCTCAGGGCAGTCGCTGATCGCGTTCCAGCTGAACGCCGACATCGGCGCGGACGAGGACTTCGACTACGACGAGGAGGTCGCCCTGTACCTCCCGCCGGAAAGCCTGGTGGTCCTCGATGACTGA
- a CDS encoding acyl-CoA dehydrogenase family protein has product MTALPSSRVAQLQDLTAPLARVFREEAQAADRQETLSVRGVQALRDSGYAALTVPASLGGLGATLHEFALAQEDLGRADASLALVAAMNAHLLGSAGEAGTWPPEVYARVARASVTRGALSNSLASEPDLGSPSRGGLPRTTARRVPGGWVLNGLKTWSTGSRALDFMVVTADAGGEVWRFVVEAGSLGVEVRDTWRDALTLRGSGSHDVAFRDVFVPDDLSVPPTRPGADMQACSSAWFWTAVAATYLGVGQAALDAFAGYAHARVPTALGAPISTLPKVQQAAGQMALDLLAARAALHAAALAWSERGPHADLLPQLAGAKLLCTNAAVSVTDLALRAAGGASLTADLPLERLFRDARAGITHPPADDQTLTLLGQQALHPA; this is encoded by the coding sequence GTGACTGCTCTCCCCTCCTCCAGAGTCGCCCAGCTTCAGGACCTGACCGCTCCGCTCGCCCGCGTGTTCCGCGAGGAAGCGCAGGCTGCCGACCGGCAGGAAACGCTGTCCGTGCGGGGCGTGCAGGCACTCAGGGACAGCGGGTACGCGGCGCTCACGGTGCCCGCGTCCCTGGGCGGCCTGGGCGCGACCCTGCACGAGTTCGCGCTCGCGCAGGAGGACCTGGGGCGCGCGGACGCGTCGCTGGCGCTCGTGGCCGCCATGAACGCACACCTGCTCGGCAGTGCAGGCGAGGCGGGCACGTGGCCGCCGGAGGTGTACGCGCGCGTCGCGCGGGCCAGCGTGACGCGCGGCGCGCTCAGCAACTCGCTGGCGAGCGAACCGGACCTCGGCAGCCCGTCCCGGGGGGGCCTGCCGCGCACCACGGCGCGGCGCGTGCCGGGCGGCTGGGTCCTGAACGGCCTGAAGACGTGGTCGACCGGGTCGCGCGCCCTGGACTTCATGGTGGTGACGGCCGACGCGGGCGGCGAGGTGTGGAGGTTCGTGGTGGAGGCGGGCAGCCTGGGCGTGGAGGTGCGCGACACGTGGCGGGACGCGCTAACGCTGCGCGGAAGCGGCTCGCACGACGTGGCGTTCCGGGACGTGTTCGTGCCGGACGACCTGAGCGTGCCGCCCACGCGTCCGGGAGCGGACATGCAGGCGTGCAGCAGCGCGTGGTTCTGGACGGCGGTCGCCGCGACGTACCTGGGGGTGGGGCAGGCGGCCCTGGACGCCTTCGCCGGGTACGCGCACGCGCGGGTCCCGACGGCGCTCGGCGCGCCCATCAGCACCCTGCCGAAGGTGCAGCAGGCGGCCGGACAGATGGCGCTCGACCTGCTCGCCGCGCGCGCCGCCCTGCACGCCGCCGCGCTCGCATGGTCGGAGCGCGGCCCGCACGCGGACCTGCTGCCGCAGCTCGCGGGCGCGAAACTGCTGTGCACGAACGCCGCCGTGAGCGTCACGGACCTCGCGCTGCGCGCGGCGGGCGGCGCGTCCCTCACGGCGGACCTGCCGCTGGAGCGCCTGTTCCGCGACGCGCGGGCCGGGATCACGCACCCGCCCGCCGACGACCAGACGCTCACGCTGCTCGGACAGCAGGCGCTGCACCCGGCCTGA
- the metH gene encoding methionine synthase, translating to MHTDTPRDIRADAQDRILILDGAWGTMIQRRELTEADYRRADFDADRQFKGNHDLLNVTRPDIVTDIHRLYFEAGADITKTNTFSSTTIAQADYGLEGLVRELNVEGARLARAVADEFEARDGRARYVAGSVGPTNRTATLSPDVERPEFRNVTYDELNAAYQAQVEALLDGGADLILIETVFDTLNAKAALFAVDEVARRRGRPVPIMLSGTITDASGRTLSGQTPAAFAISTEHAPLLSLGLNCALGAEHLRPHLREIAANTPHLVSVHPNAGLPNAFGEYDETPEQTSGVLREFAQEGLLNIVGGCCGTTPDHIRAIRDAVDGLPPRSPAVLPVTLRLSGLEPFVVTPRQDGTANFINVGERNNVTGSPKFSRAILAGDYDTGLKIARQQVENGAQIIDINFDEGMLDGEAAMVKFLNLLAGEPDISRVPVMLDSSKWEILEAGLKRVQGKAVVNSISLKDGEEKFLERAALLRRYGAAAVVMAFDERGQADTLERRQEITSRAYRLLTEQVQFPPQDIIFDPNVLTVATGLPEHDRYALDFIEATRWIKANLPGALVSGGVSNVSFSFRGNNHVREAMHSVFLYHAVQAGLDMGIVNAGMLAVYEDIDPELREAVEDVILARPTRGDLSATERLIELAESYRGVKREASAVNAWREGSVHERLKHALIAGITDFVEADAEEAYRSLGSPLAVIEGPLMDGMNVVGDLFGAGKMFLPQVVKSARVMKRAVAVLTPYLEAQKVGSSGKGRVLMATVKGDVHDIGKNIVGVVLACNGYEVTDLGVMVSTERILDTAREIGADVIGLSGLITPSLDEMVNVAREMTRRGLTTPLLIGGATTSRAHTAVKIDPAYPGAVVHVLDASRAVGVVNDLLTQPGETRDRTRREYDALRERHAERTVRLVTLEEARARAPKLPDAPAPAPRAPGRTVVRQSVADLVPFIDWTPFFIAWELPGVYPRILTDPVKGTQARALWDDAQALLDRIVREDLFTATGVIGLYPARRDADDIVLHVDGRDGPDGGSREAVGLELQGADHGGVVRLHTLRQQRDQATPNAALADFVSAGPGDHAGLFAVAIHGAEALSAAFEAQHDDYSSIMVKALADRLAEAFAEKLHQDVRREHWGYAPDEALDTDALIREKYRGIRPAPGYPAQPDHTEKRTLFEVLALHEVGMALTESCAMTPAAAVSGVYLAHPDARYMALGRIGQDQVEDYARRKGWTRAETERWLAPNLAYDPAPAVLPVSAD from the coding sequence ATGCACACAGACACGCCAAGAGACATCCGCGCGGACGCGCAGGACCGCATCCTGATCCTGGACGGCGCGTGGGGCACCATGATCCAGCGCCGCGAACTGACCGAGGCCGACTACCGCCGCGCCGACTTCGACGCGGACCGGCAGTTCAAGGGGAACCATGACCTGCTGAACGTCACGCGGCCCGACATCGTGACGGACATCCACCGCCTGTACTTCGAGGCGGGCGCCGACATCACCAAGACGAACACCTTCTCCAGCACCACCATCGCGCAGGCGGACTACGGGCTGGAGGGACTGGTGCGTGAACTGAACGTGGAGGGCGCGCGGCTCGCGCGGGCCGTGGCGGACGAGTTCGAGGCGCGCGACGGGCGGGCGCGGTACGTGGCGGGATCGGTCGGGCCGACGAACCGCACGGCGACCCTCTCGCCGGACGTGGAACGCCCCGAGTTCCGCAACGTCACGTACGACGAGCTGAACGCCGCGTACCAGGCGCAGGTGGAGGCGCTGCTGGACGGCGGCGCGGACCTGATCCTGATCGAGACGGTGTTCGACACCCTGAACGCCAAGGCGGCCCTGTTCGCGGTGGACGAGGTGGCGAGGCGGCGCGGGCGGCCCGTGCCGATCATGCTGTCCGGCACCATCACGGACGCGTCGGGCCGCACCCTGAGCGGGCAGACGCCCGCCGCGTTCGCGATCAGCACCGAGCACGCGCCGCTGCTGTCGCTGGGCCTGAACTGCGCACTGGGCGCCGAGCACCTGCGCCCGCACCTGCGGGAGATCGCGGCGAACACCCCGCACCTCGTGAGCGTGCACCCGAACGCGGGCCTCCCGAACGCCTTCGGGGAGTACGACGAGACGCCCGAGCAGACGTCCGGCGTGCTGCGCGAGTTCGCGCAGGAGGGCCTGCTGAACATCGTGGGCGGCTGCTGCGGCACCACGCCGGACCACATCCGGGCCATCCGGGACGCGGTGGACGGCCTGCCGCCCCGCAGCCCTGCGGTTCTGCCCGTCACGCTGCGCCTGAGCGGCCTGGAGCCGTTCGTGGTGACGCCCCGGCAGGACGGCACGGCGAACTTCATCAACGTCGGCGAGCGCAACAACGTGACGGGCAGCCCGAAGTTCAGCCGGGCGATCCTGGCGGGCGACTACGACACCGGCCTGAAGATCGCGCGGCAGCAGGTGGAGAACGGCGCGCAGATCATCGACATCAACTTCGACGAGGGCATGCTGGACGGCGAGGCCGCCATGGTGAAGTTCCTGAACCTGCTGGCGGGCGAGCCGGACATCAGCCGCGTGCCGGTCATGCTGGACTCCAGCAAGTGGGAGATCCTGGAGGCGGGCCTGAAGCGCGTGCAGGGCAAGGCCGTCGTGAACAGCATCTCGCTCAAGGACGGCGAGGAGAAGTTCCTGGAGCGCGCCGCGCTGCTGCGCCGCTACGGGGCGGCGGCCGTCGTGATGGCCTTCGACGAGCGCGGGCAGGCGGACACGCTGGAGCGGCGCCAGGAGATCACGTCCCGCGCGTACCGCCTGCTGACGGAACAGGTGCAGTTCCCGCCGCAGGACATCATCTTCGACCCGAACGTGCTGACCGTCGCGACCGGCCTGCCGGAACACGACCGGTACGCGCTGGACTTCATCGAGGCGACCCGCTGGATCAAGGCGAACCTGCCGGGCGCGCTCGTGTCGGGCGGCGTCAGCAACGTGTCGTTCAGCTTCCGCGGCAACAACCACGTGCGCGAGGCGATGCACAGCGTGTTCCTGTACCACGCGGTGCAGGCGGGCCTGGACATGGGCATCGTGAACGCCGGGATGCTCGCCGTGTACGAGGACATCGACCCGGAACTGCGCGAGGCGGTGGAGGACGTGATCCTCGCGCGGCCCACGCGGGGCGACCTGAGCGCCACGGAGCGACTGATCGAACTGGCCGAGAGTTACCGGGGCGTGAAGCGCGAGGCGAGCGCCGTGAACGCCTGGCGTGAGGGGAGCGTGCACGAGCGGCTGAAGCACGCGCTCATCGCGGGCATCACGGACTTCGTGGAGGCGGACGCCGAGGAGGCGTACCGGTCGCTCGGCAGTCCGCTCGCCGTGATCGAGGGGCCGCTGATGGACGGCATGAACGTCGTCGGGGACCTGTTCGGGGCGGGCAAGATGTTCCTGCCGCAGGTCGTCAAGAGCGCGCGCGTCATGAAGCGCGCCGTGGCGGTCCTCACGCCGTACCTGGAGGCGCAGAAGGTCGGGAGCAGCGGCAAGGGCCGCGTGCTGATGGCGACCGTGAAGGGCGACGTGCACGACATCGGCAAGAACATCGTGGGCGTGGTCCTCGCCTGCAACGGGTACGAGGTCACGGACCTGGGCGTCATGGTGAGCACCGAACGCATCCTCGACACGGCCCGCGAGATCGGCGCGGACGTGATCGGCCTGAGTGGCCTGATCACGCCGAGCCTCGACGAGATGGTGAACGTCGCGCGCGAGATGACGCGCCGGGGCCTGACCACGCCGCTCCTGATCGGCGGGGCGACCACCAGCCGCGCGCACACGGCCGTGAAGATCGACCCGGCGTACCCGGGCGCGGTCGTGCACGTGCTGGACGCGAGCCGCGCGGTGGGCGTCGTGAACGACCTGCTCACGCAGCCCGGCGAGACGCGGGACCGGACCCGGCGCGAGTACGACGCGCTGCGCGAACGGCACGCGGAACGCACCGTGCGCCTCGTGACGCTGGAGGAGGCGCGCGCCCGCGCCCCGAAACTGCCGGACGCGCCCGCCCCCGCGCCGCGCGCGCCGGGCCGCACGGTCGTCCGGCAGAGCGTCGCGGACCTCGTGCCGTTCATCGACTGGACGCCGTTCTTCATCGCGTGGGAACTGCCGGGCGTGTACCCGCGCATCCTGACGGACCCCGTCAAGGGCACGCAGGCGCGCGCCCTGTGGGACGACGCGCAGGCCCTGCTGGACCGCATCGTGCGCGAGGACCTGTTCACGGCCACCGGCGTGATCGGCCTGTACCCCGCCCGCCGGGACGCGGACGACATCGTGCTGCACGTGGACGGCCGGGACGGGCCGGACGGGGGGTCGCGCGAAGCGGTCGGTCTGGAACTGCAGGGAGCGGATCACGGCGGCGTGGTGCGGCTGCACACGCTGAGGCAGCAGCGGGACCAGGCGACGCCCAACGCGGCGCTCGCGGACTTCGTGAGTGCCGGTCCCGGCGACCACGCGGGCCTGTTCGCGGTCGCCATTCACGGCGCGGAGGCCCTGAGTGCGGCGTTCGAGGCGCAGCACGACGATTACAGCAGCATCATGGTGAAGGCCCTCGCGGACCGGCTCGCGGAGGCGTTCGCGGAGAAGCTGCATCAGGACGTGCGTCGCGAGCACTGGGGGTACGCGCCGGACGAGGCGCTGGACACGGACGCCCTGATCCGCGAGAAGTACCGCGGCATCCGGCCCGCGCCCGGCTACCCCGCCCAGCCGGACCACACCGAGAAACGCACGCTGTTCGAGGTGCTGGCCCTGCACGAGGTCGGGATGGCCCTCACGGAGAGCTGCGCCATGACGCCTGCCGCGGCCGTGTCCGGCGTGTACCTCGCTCATCCGGACGCGCGCTACATGGCGCTCGGCCGGATCGGGCAGGATCAGGTGGAGGACTACGCGCGCCGCAAGGGCTGGACGCGCGCCGAGACGGAACGCTGGCTCGCCCCGAACCTCGCGTACGACCCCGCCCCGGCCGTCCTGCCCGTCAGCGCCGACTGA
- a CDS encoding methylenetetrahydrofolate reductase — MTDTSLPAASRIAVELVPRSRSALNAELEAVRALGGVQTVNIPDLLRYSMRSWQGCAVAREHFAHPIPHIRAIDIDPRRPLPMADAIDAAGLTEVLVIEGDPPADMGHRTYPVTSLEIIRKFRREMPHVTVWAGLDPYRQSFARERDYAEAKLEAGAVGLFTQPFFDVRMLEVWSELLPDAQVFWGATSVTSESSLSYWQNRNKAVFPKGFQPTLDWNRQFARELLAFARATGSHAYFMPVRVSVESYLSGVLTGE; from the coding sequence ATGACCGACACCAGCCTGCCCGCCGCGTCCCGCATCGCCGTCGAACTCGTCCCGCGCAGCCGCAGCGCCCTGAATGCCGAACTGGAGGCCGTGCGCGCCCTGGGTGGCGTGCAGACCGTGAACATTCCGGACCTGCTGCGGTACTCCATGCGCAGCTGGCAGGGGTGCGCGGTGGCGCGCGAGCACTTCGCTCACCCCATCCCGCACATCCGAGCGATCGACATCGATCCCCGGCGGCCGCTGCCCATGGCGGACGCCATCGACGCGGCGGGCCTGACCGAGGTGCTCGTGATCGAGGGCGACCCGCCCGCCGACATGGGGCACCGCACGTACCCCGTCACGAGCCTGGAGATCATCCGGAAGTTCCGGCGCGAGATGCCGCACGTGACGGTCTGGGCGGGCCTCGACCCGTACCGGCAGAGCTTCGCGCGGGAACGCGACTACGCCGAGGCGAAACTGGAGGCGGGCGCGGTGGGGCTGTTCACGCAGCCGTTCTTCGACGTGCGGATGCTGGAGGTGTGGAGCGAGCTGCTGCCGGACGCTCAGGTGTTCTGGGGCGCGACGAGCGTCACGAGCGAGAGCAGCCTGAGCTACTGGCAGAACCGCAACAAGGCCGTGTTCCCGAAGGGCTTTCAGCCGACGCTGGACTGGAACCGGCAGTTCGCGCGGGAGCTGCTGGCCTTCGCGCGCGCGACGGGCAGTCACGCGTACTTCATGCCGGTCCGGGTGAGCGTGGAGTCGTACCTGAGCGGGGTGCTGACGGGCGAGTGA
- a CDS encoding KH domain-containing protein, whose amino-acid sequence MPTDPADLTLFLAQSIVEQPAAVRVSRRGPNVMVKVSPGEEGRLIGRQGRVIQAMRTLVRAVCDPQERLNVDLDAPKKER is encoded by the coding sequence ATGCCGACAGACCCCGCCGACCTCACCCTGTTCCTGGCCCAGAGCATCGTGGAGCAGCCCGCCGCGGTGCGGGTCTCCCGGCGCGGCCCCAACGTCATGGTCAAGGTCTCCCCCGGCGAGGAAGGCCGCCTGATCGGCCGTCAGGGGCGCGTCATCCAGGCCATGCGCACCCTCGTCCGCGCCGTGTGCGACCCCCAGGAACGCCTGAACGTCGATCTCGACGCCCCCAAGAAGGAACGATAA
- the rimM gene encoding ribosome maturation factor RimM (Essential for efficient processing of 16S rRNA) — protein MTRVGHLMAPHGLRGAMKLFVIGDADQLLGLKRLYLEGHGWRRVTTIQAQGPGVTVQLSGTDTREDALTLRNVNVYAHDRELPPLDDGQFYYHELRGLPVETATGERLGEVTDVLDMGHQDLLVVRHAGGEALVPLQAPYVRVRRGLEVTLLDSAPDGLIGGQADVVTPSAEPEDDA, from the coding sequence CTGACCCGCGTGGGTCACCTGATGGCCCCTCACGGACTCCGGGGGGCCATGAAACTGTTCGTGATCGGCGACGCCGACCAGCTGCTCGGCCTGAAACGCCTGTACCTCGAAGGGCACGGGTGGCGCCGCGTGACCACCATCCAGGCGCAGGGGCCCGGCGTGACCGTACAGCTGTCCGGCACCGACACGCGCGAGGACGCGCTGACGCTGAGGAACGTGAACGTCTACGCCCACGACCGCGAGCTGCCGCCGCTGGACGATGGGCAGTTCTACTACCACGAACTGCGTGGCCTGCCCGTCGAGACGGCCACGGGCGAACGGCTGGGCGAGGTGACGGACGTGCTGGACATGGGTCACCAGGACCTGCTGGTGGTGCGGCACGCGGGCGGCGAGGCGCTCGTGCCGCTGCAGGCCCCGTACGTGCGCGTGCGGCGAGGCCTGGAGGTCACGCTGCTGGACAGCGCGCCCGACGGCCTGATCGGCGGGCAGGCGGACGTCGTGACGCCCAGCGCCGAACCGGAGGACGACGCTTGA
- the trmD gene encoding tRNA (guanosine(37)-N1)-methyltransferase TrmD: MTPEAPGHAGGDALHFSVLTLFPELLRPFTQEALLGRAAANGLLKFDLHDLREHAGNRWRKVDDTPYGGGAGMVIRVDVVERALAALPSTPDEVILLTPAGQRFDQRLAEELAGRQHIALLCGRYEGFDARVEGLVTREVSIGDYVMMGGEAAAACIMEAVGRLRPGVIGDEESWRADSYSSGLLDYPEYTRPAEWQGHGVPQVLMGGNHAAITRWRRDRALERTLARRPDLLPGAGLTPEDSSALLTLGVDADALAGHGAPPPPTPKRKRTRRPKTPQEPV, encoded by the coding sequence TTGACCCCCGAAGCGCCCGGCCACGCGGGCGGGGACGCGCTGCACTTCAGCGTGCTGACGCTCTTCCCGGAACTGCTGCGCCCCTTCACGCAGGAGGCGCTGCTGGGCCGCGCCGCCGCGAACGGCCTCCTGAAGTTCGACCTGCACGACCTGCGCGAGCACGCCGGGAACCGCTGGCGCAAGGTGGACGACACCCCGTACGGCGGCGGGGCAGGCATGGTGATCCGCGTGGACGTGGTGGAACGCGCCCTGGCGGCCCTGCCGTCCACGCCGGACGAGGTGATCCTGCTCACGCCCGCCGGGCAGCGCTTCGACCAGCGGCTCGCGGAGGAGCTCGCGGGCAGGCAGCACATCGCCCTGCTGTGCGGCCGGTACGAGGGCTTCGACGCGCGCGTGGAGGGCCTCGTGACGCGCGAGGTCAGCATCGGGGACTACGTGATGATGGGCGGCGAGGCGGCCGCCGCGTGCATCATGGAGGCCGTGGGCCGCCTGCGGCCCGGCGTGATCGGCGACGAGGAAAGCTGGCGGGCCGACTCGTACTCCAGCGGCCTCCTCGACTACCCGGAGTACACCCGTCCCGCCGAATGGCAGGGGCACGGCGTGCCGCAGGTGCTGATGGGCGGCAACCACGCGGCCATCACCCGCTGGCGGCGCGACCGGGCGCTGGAACGCACGCTCGCGCGCCGACCCGACCTGCTGCCCGGCGCGGGTCTCACCCCGGAAGACAGCTCGGCCCTCCTCACGCTCGGCGTGGACGCGGACGCCCTGGCGGGCCACGGCGCGCCCCCACCGCCCACCCCGAAACGCAAACGCACCAGACGCCCGAAAACGCCACAGGAACCCGTCTAG
- a CDS encoding LON peptidase substrate-binding domain-containing protein, whose product MSPPTTPLFPLPDLVLFPGLVLPLYVFEQRYRDLLADTRRSGEPFGIVRILEAADAAPGKPFHERVARVGTLAHLRNVTDHDDGTASIVVVGGERFRIQSFDTTRSYLSAVVQEDPLPGGPGQEDMTGALSRRLLDGLLRTRPQDAEAIREHAPHDPLLLASFAATLLPLNGDQREQALDTIDLMDRLETLISFLPRDERALN is encoded by the coding sequence ATGTCCCCGCCCACCACGCCACTCTTCCCGCTGCCCGATCTGGTGCTGTTCCCAGGACTGGTCCTCCCCCTCTACGTGTTCGAACAGCGGTACCGGGACCTGCTCGCCGACACGCGCCGCAGCGGCGAACCGTTCGGCATCGTCCGCATCCTCGAAGCGGCGGACGCGGCCCCGGGCAAACCCTTCCACGAGCGCGTGGCCCGCGTCGGCACGCTCGCCCACCTGCGCAACGTGACCGACCACGACGACGGCACGGCCAGCATCGTCGTGGTCGGCGGAGAACGCTTCCGTATCCAGTCGTTCGACACCACGCGCTCGTACCTGAGCGCCGTGGTGCAGGAAGACCCGCTGCCCGGCGGTCCCGGCCAGGAGGACATGACGGGCGCCCTGTCGCGCCGCCTGCTGGACGGCCTGCTCCGCACGCGCCCGCAGGACGCCGAAGCGATCCGCGAGCACGCCCCGCACGACCCGCTGCTGCTCGCCAGTTTCGCCGCGACGCTCCTCCCCCTGAACGGCGACCAGCGCGAACAGGCGCTCGACACCATCGACCTGATGGACCGCCTGGAGACCCTGATCTCGTTCCTGCCGAGAGACGAACGCGCCCTGAACTGA